One stretch of Nomascus leucogenys isolate Asia chromosome 7b, Asia_NLE_v1, whole genome shotgun sequence DNA includes these proteins:
- the TEX33 gene encoding testis-expressed protein 33 has product MELGHRAGTTTLTGAHLNDKEGQQDLDPWKAAYSSLDTSKFKNQGLSSPQPLPQGASAQGSSLGQCHLKEIPPPPPTAASRDSLGMDPQSRSLKNGGSRSSSRENRAILGEGAQPCQGTDDGPSLGAQDQRSMSTNQKGSIIPNNIRHKFGSNVVDQLVSEEQAQRAIDEVFEGQKRARSWPSRTQNAVEISSVFSDYYDLGYNMRSNLFQGAVEETKSLMKASYTPEVIEKSVRDLEHWHGRKTDDLGRWHQKNAMNLNLQKALEEKYGENSKSKSSKY; this is encoded by the exons ATGGAGCTGGGCCACCGAGCAG GTACAACCACTTTGACCGGGGCCCATCTGAATGACAAGGAGGGCCAGCAGGACTTGGACCCCTGGAAAGCCGCCTACAGTTCCTTGGACACCTCCAAGTTCAAGAACCAGGGTCTGTCAtccccacagcccctgccccagggAGCCAGCGCTCAAGGCAGCTCCCTAGGGCAGTGCCACTTGAAGGAGATTCCCCCTCCGCCCCCGACTGCTGCCAGCAGGGATTCTCTGGGGATGGACCCACAGTCCAGGTCCCTGAAGAATGGGGGCTCTCGATCCTCCTCGAGAGAGAACAGGGCCATCTTGGGAGAGGGGGCTCAGCCATGCCAGGGGACAGATGACGGTCCCAGCTTGGGGGCCCAGGACCAGAGGAGCATGTCCACGAACCAGAAGGGCAGCATCATTCCTAACAACATTCGCCACAAGTTTGGGAGCAACGTGGTGGACCAGCTGGTCTCCGAGGAGCAG GCTCAAAGGGCTATTGATGAAGTCTTCGAGGGCCAGAAGAGGGCACGCTCATGGCCCAGCAGGACCCAGAATGCTGTGGAAATCTCTTCCGTCTTCTCAGACTACTATGATCTTGGCTACAACATGCGGTCAAACTTGTTTCAAG GGGCTGTGGAGGAGACAAAGAGCCTCATGAAGGCTTCCTACACACCAGAGGTCATTGAGAAATCAGTGAGGGACTTAGAACACTGGCATGGCAGGAAGACGGATGATCTGG GACGGTGGCACCAGAAAAATGCTATGAACCTGAACTTGCAGAAAGCACTGGAGGAGAAATATGGGGAAAACAGCAAATCCAAGAGCTCAAAGTACTAG